The nucleotide window AGAAGCGTATGTCAGCAGAAACCAGCATCCAAACTTGCACACATAGCTGTTCGCACAGCGAAGGGACAGTGCGATGCGCCCTGCCCTCTTCACGCCAGCACACGTACTCCTCGGTAgatgtgccagtgctgctcttAGAGATGCATCTACAGCACATGTCGGTGTATCTAGTTAGCAAAATGGCTAAAGAGCGTTAGATATTGGATACAGAGGGAACTGGGTGTTGGAGCACAATCTAAAATACGTGTCTCCTTCACCCCGAGGTAATTGCTTATTTACTGAAATAGTCTTTTCTCAGTCCCTGAACCAACTTTTGTTGGCCATCACGGGAGCGTGGAGGCAGCTTAGTGGCAACGTGCCCACCCAGGCAATGCTGACCTCCTCCAAAACCCACCAAAGTTAGTGGGAATCTTCCCACGGACCCAGCTGGGATTTGGATGAAGCCCCAAAAGATGGGTGTGCAGCGAGTGTCAGTCCCCAGGGTGTCCCTCGCTGCTCTGAAACGCCAACATCTTTTCTGCAGGGTTACTTACAGGTTATCAGTGCTGGAttaaagaagggagaaaagaggctCCATTTCAAATGGCCTTTTAATCAAGAGGTatggaggggaaaagaggggaaaaaaagaatgacttCTCCAGCGATACAGAGGATATCACATGTTAAAAGGCAGTTTTATCTTCTGAATGGATGCTTACCCACCATTTACCCCAACAAACTGAAGATTCTTTTTGGTCCCATTGCCTCCTGCATGGAAACCataacctttctttttcatgataGATTTAAGACTTGTGGTTGGAGAGATTTctagcaaaatacaaaataatagaTTAATTAAGCACATGTGCCATAATTATCAATGATCATTCCCAACCTCTAGCAACAAACTACAAATCATAACCATAAGCTTCTTACTTCATCTTAGGAGATTCTTTTTATGTCTTGCAAAACTACGGATGCACCTGGCCACAACCTGAACCTGTGCCCTGCCACCTTTAAAATAGGTGTCTCAAACATCGCCAAGCAACTGGGAATATAAAGGAAGTGACTGGGAATTATATACGTGTCCTATGAATATAAGTAGGCTTTACTCTtgtaataatgttttcttttttatttttttcagtactaaTGTATTGGAAATCTCCTATATAAATCTCCTATAATACTATATGGGTGAGTCTTTCCACCAGAGTTTGAACAGTCTCACTACGTATTGCTTGTAAGTAATAGGTCACTTATCTATTTGCAAGGCCCCTCCAACAGTGAATGGGCAGCCTTCGGGTTTGGATTCTTATCTTCATATAagctaaaattatttcagatgaatGGCTGTGAGTGGGAACAGGTCTTCTCCCAGCCTAGTTGCTCAGTTAGCTTGAATTGGTTTTGGTTCTGGTGAACTTCATGCTGATTTACCCCAGATGAGCATGAGTCCCACATTCTTGCAAACTGAGATGCCCAATCCACTTAAGAAAAATGGTTATTTGATAGAATAGCCACAAGTACGGTCCCATTTGGAAGCTGATCCTGCGCATAACTGAGCCACAGCTTTATCAGCTCCTacagggttttgtttgctttttttttccagatcacaTAGCTTATGAGGTGCAGAGATTTGCCTTTCTCATACATGTTTAGGAGGGGCTGTTTCTGATCTGACTGATACTAACTATACCACTGAGCTCTGCTGCACCACCCCTGCTCAACACTTGAATAAATGGGAAGAGACTTGGCCCCGACACGTTGAAACCTATGCCAATATTATTTACCCAACTGTTGATAGTGTGTGTTCGAATTCTCCTTATCCGCGGGCCCTTGCGTAGAGTAGGCAGACAGCAACGAGTTTAAGGAATTCACTAATTGGTTCTGAATGGAGCTGAGCTTGGAGGCCGGCTGTTTAATAGCGCTCGCTAACTCGGGGTAGCCGTGCTCCAAACACAGCCACTGCTCCTGCAAAAgctcctggattttttttacgTATTGGCCGATGGGGTCAACAGCGGGGAGATCCTCGTGGTCAGGGGGACCTTCCTCTTCCAGCCCACCGCGAGGTTTATCTTCTCCAAAGCCCGCCTTGTTTTCACCGGCGTTTGAGCCAATTCTTGTTCCGCGATAGCTTTCTGCAGTCACCGCGTGAGCAGCGAGGCTCTGGGTATCGTAGTTATTCCTGTGATTTTGATTGTCATCGCTGAGGTGCTCATCGATCTTCAGTTGGGTGAAGCACGATGCATGAAGGCCAGCCTCACTCTCGGCTTCGCCAAAATGTCCGGCTCCGGTGCCAGCGTCTGCCAGTCCCTGATCTCTCTGAGCACCCACCTCCATCACCTGCACGTTCACGTTGTCTGCTCTCCGGATGCTGCATCCTACGGATTTGGTGGAGACTGGGATATTTACATTGACGCCTTTATCGTGGGCTTGCTTGGCCCCGGCTACCTGCGAGAGGTCGGTGTTCACCGCGGCATCGTAGCACTGCAAAGCCCCGCTGCTCCGCGTGGAAGGCAGCGTGGCCTCTTTGGCGTTTTCCCGGCATAGCTTCTCTTCCAGCTGAGCTTTGGAGCTGGCCAGTAACTTtatgcttttctccttctccttgaTCTCATgatcctgctgctccagcaccgCCTTGATCCGCTCGAGCTCCTCCTTCTTCTTGCCCAGCTGCTCCTCCAGAGCAGCGACCTGCTGCTTCAACGCGGCAACCCCGCCGGGCTCCCCGGCATCGCGAGGCCGAGGACCGCagctctccttctcctctccagcccggacgctcccctcctcagctttCTTCACCACGTCCAGAGCCATTTCGCTCACGCTTaactccccttccccagggttcgtgctctcctctgccagctggAGGGCGGCCGGCGAGGCCGGTTCGACCCCGGCCGAGGCGGAGCGACCGCCGGCGTCGGCGGCATCTCCCTCCTCGCCTCCGCTCTCCATCACCGCCTGCAGCTGCGGTGCCGCGGGATGCTGGCTCTGCCGCGGGGGCTGCGTCTGCCTCGGCCCCGGGCCACCTCCGCCGGGATGCTCCTTCTGCCCCAAGGAGACACCGGGCTCCGAGCTCGCCTCCCGGGCGAGACTTAACGCCGCGCCGTCGGAGCCGGGCGAACGCGGCGCGGGGCGAAAGGCGCTTTCGGAGCCGCTCCGGTCgtggcagtgctggggaggCGGTCGGAGGGGAGAGGGCACCTTCCCGTCCcccggcggcggaggcggctgGCCGGGCGGCAGCGCGGCGGGCATGCTGGAAGCTCGCAACAACTGCGGGCGCCCGCGGAGCTCGCCCTCCTGCCGCCCCGGCTCCGACGGGCGCCGCGTCTCCGCCGAAAGGGCTTTTCCGCGGTAACTCGGCTCGTCGGCCACGGGAAGGGGTGCCTCGTCGGGCAGGAGGGGACGGGGGGTCTCCTCCGCCCCCAGCGATGCCTTTCGCTGGGGGAAGGAGCGGGTCGCCGCCCAGCCCTTGCCGGGAGTTGACGCGCATCCGCGGGAGCCGTTCTCGGGCAGGCTGAAGTTTCGGGGCAGGGTGCTGAATTTTGGCTGCTTGGCTTTCCGGTGGATGTGAACCCTTCTGATGGTGTTGCCTTTCTCAATGTCGTCCACGTACTTCAGGAAGTCCAGGTCCAAGCGAAAGCCGTACGGCGTCTCCACGGAGTAGGGGAGGCTGCGGGGCTGCTCCCTCTCCCCGTCGGGTTTGGGTGGCTGGCCATCTGCTGAAACaacgccaaaaaaaaaaaaaaagagacggCTGAATTctgaagacaacaaaaaaattaacaaaaaatacgTTTAGAGCAGGCGGGAAAATGTTACTGCTATTTTCATCTCAGTTTCAGGcaggcaggggggctgcaggtcGTCATTGCGGAGGCTCGTGGTGAAGCCGCGCAGAGACGCAGCAACACGTGCAAAGGTGCGATCCGGCTTTCCAGAGGTGAATCGGGTAATTGTGGCACCGAGGAAGCCGAAAATTTGCTGAAATCGTGGCTCTAATTGGCAATTAAGCAAACAGCAGGTTTCGCAGGCAGAGCTACGTGTCTGTGTTGAGTATAAAAAGCTGCCCAATGTGTAATAAACCCAGCTCAAAAACAGAAGGTGCAACCAATCTGTGACAATTACATTTT belongs to Aquila chrysaetos chrysaetos chromosome 12, bAquChr1.4, whole genome shotgun sequence and includes:
- the KANK4 gene encoding KN motif and ankyrin repeat domain-containing protein 4 isoform X2; this translates as MEKTDDGQPPKPDGEREQPRSLPYSVETPYGFRLDLDFLKYVDDIEKGNTIRRVHIHRKAKQPKFSTLPRNFSLPENGSRGCASTPGKGWAATRSFPQRKASLGAEETPRPLLPDEAPLPVADEPSYRGKALSAETRRPSEPGRQEGELRGRPQLLRASSMPAALPPGQPPPPPGDGKVPSPLRPPPQHCHDRSGSESAFRPAPRSPGSDGAALSLAREASSEPGVSLGQKEHPGGGGPGPRQTQPPRQSQHPAAPQLQAVMESGGEEGDAADAGGRSASAGVEPASPAALQLAEESTNPGEGELSVSEMALDVVKKAEEGSVRAGEEKESCGPRPRDAGEPGGVAALKQQVAALEEQLGKKKEELERIKAVLEQQDHEIKEKEKSIKLLASSKAQLEEKLCRENAKEATLPSTRSSGALQCYDAAVNTDLSQVAGAKQAHDKGVNVNIPVSTKSVGCSIRRADNVNVQVMEVGAQRDQGLADAGTGAGHFGEAESEAGLHASCFTQLKIDEHLSDDNQNHRNNYDTQSLAAHAVTAESYRGTRIGSNAGENKAGFGEDKPRGGLEEEGPPDHEDLPAVDPIGQYVKKIQELLQEQWLCLEHGYPELASAIKQPASKLSSIQNQLVNSLNSLLSAYSTQGPADKENSNTHYQQLEISPTTSLKSIMKKKGYGFHAGGNGTKKNLQFVGVNGGYETTSSEDTSCEDSPSDGDVESETERRAEDLEPTQAEAGGESEGSSSGTSSQERREDGDLQEPSAEAAPCAQHKADRCKPSEDFLADCQLLSKHLSEIRTTSDKHLRHVLSTVCQEWFRVSSRKSSSPEVVGAYLKALGAIQPQLLAMVVNLADRNGNTALHYSVSHSNFPIAKLLLDTGVCRLDLQNRAGYTAVMLTPLAAAETGQDMEVVMKLLKEGDVNLRAAQGGQTALMLGVSHERDDMVRALLSCQADVNLQDEEGTTALMVACRQGNADIVRLLLAQPGCQVALTDKGGNSALSLARRGDIAALLRAHAEQSPSLSA
- the KANK4 gene encoding KN motif and ankyrin repeat domain-containing protein 4 isoform X1 encodes the protein MEKTDADGQPPKPDGEREQPRSLPYSVETPYGFRLDLDFLKYVDDIEKGNTIRRVHIHRKAKQPKFSTLPRNFSLPENGSRGCASTPGKGWAATRSFPQRKASLGAEETPRPLLPDEAPLPVADEPSYRGKALSAETRRPSEPGRQEGELRGRPQLLRASSMPAALPPGQPPPPPGDGKVPSPLRPPPQHCHDRSGSESAFRPAPRSPGSDGAALSLAREASSEPGVSLGQKEHPGGGGPGPRQTQPPRQSQHPAAPQLQAVMESGGEEGDAADAGGRSASAGVEPASPAALQLAEESTNPGEGELSVSEMALDVVKKAEEGSVRAGEEKESCGPRPRDAGEPGGVAALKQQVAALEEQLGKKKEELERIKAVLEQQDHEIKEKEKSIKLLASSKAQLEEKLCRENAKEATLPSTRSSGALQCYDAAVNTDLSQVAGAKQAHDKGVNVNIPVSTKSVGCSIRRADNVNVQVMEVGAQRDQGLADAGTGAGHFGEAESEAGLHASCFTQLKIDEHLSDDNQNHRNNYDTQSLAAHAVTAESYRGTRIGSNAGENKAGFGEDKPRGGLEEEGPPDHEDLPAVDPIGQYVKKIQELLQEQWLCLEHGYPELASAIKQPASKLSSIQNQLVNSLNSLLSAYSTQGPADKENSNTHYQQLEISPTTSLKSIMKKKGYGFHAGGNGTKKNLQFVGVNGGYETTSSEDTSCEDSPSDGDVESETERRAEDLEPTQAEAGGESEGSSSGTSSQERREDGDLQEPSAEAAPCAQHKADRCKPSEDFLADCQLLSKHLSEIRTTSDKHLRHVLSTVCQEWFRVSSRKSSSPEVVGAYLKALGAIQPQLLAMVVNLADRNGNTALHYSVSHSNFPIAKLLLDTGVCRLDLQNRAGYTAVMLTPLAAAETGQDMEVVMKLLKEGDVNLRAAQGGQTALMLGVSHERDDMVRALLSCQADVNLQDEEGTTALMVACRQGNADIVRLLLAQPGCQVALTDKGGNSALSLARRGDIAALLRAHAEQSPSLSA